A single Candoia aspera isolate rCanAsp1 chromosome 7, rCanAsp1.hap2, whole genome shotgun sequence DNA region contains:
- the IAPP gene encoding islet amyloid polypeptide, whose product MCSLKGPFLFIILSLTLNSLEATPVERLLSLALSYGTPNHHLDKRKCNTATCVTQRLADFLVRSSNTIGAIYSPTNVGSNTYGKRGREPPYYLQL is encoded by the exons ATGTGCAGCCTCAAGGGAccttttcttttcatcattttgtCTCTTACTTTAAATTCCCTGGAAGCGACACCGGTTGAGAG ATTACTTTCTTTGGCTTTATCGTATGGGACGCCCAA CCACCATCTGGACAAACGGAAGTGCAACACCGCCACATGTGTGACACAACGCTTGGCAGACTTCCTGGTCCGGTCCAGCAACACCATCGGTGCCATCTATTCACCCACCAATGTAGGATCCAACACATATGGCAAAAGAGGCAGAGAACCTCCCTACTATCTACAGCTTTGA